The following proteins come from a genomic window of Methanocella conradii HZ254:
- a CDS encoding phosphoadenosine phosphosulfate reductase domain-containing protein, with protein sequence MSRQVYLGKLVLHWCDSCNVPVLGKKCSRCGSPTRYVDCTPPGDVRPAFPFDVELINKAIEDSFGHPDLIPRDKLVVLNKAPYEDRLDEVFVDGRMLGAVRFDPFRLKWTFMPRTFAAKQMKVTRGFVIADKGAEKPLLGSSNLLGPGVVDCDEDIKIDDEVIVFLEGRPIAVGRAKMTGADMRERKKGVAVKVRWNGYDDAPVLKGGQTWQDAIDANREYLMSVEGEALGFIKRVAGQYGLPVTVSYSGGKDSLATLLLVKKAVPDFEVLYVNTGLEFAETTQNVYDVVKKYGLKLKKAEAESFWDAAPRFGPPSVEARWCCKVCKLGPITSLIENSYADGCLTFIGQRRYESEVRAKSQRVWQNPWVGNQISASPIQHWTALHIWLYLFKENAPYNPLYERGFDRIGCWLCPSASLADYEFVKANYPDMWKRWEGFLIDYGKKAGYPPEYVKYGLWRWKRLPNKWEELRKTLGIELKKPEAREEPLSFSMVSGYRPCKDGSATAEGSFNVPLDLERIRPYMRPVGNVKEADGMLYVSRTGGSVQAYATGTVVARAQDKEKASGLMSLAEKSIRRGMLCVGCGVCVGACPINAITKEGHRVTVSEACTSCGECIEKCPLIKFRREA encoded by the coding sequence ATGAGCCGTCAAGTGTACCTGGGGAAGCTGGTGCTTCACTGGTGTGATTCCTGTAATGTGCCGGTGCTGGGCAAGAAGTGCTCACGCTGCGGGTCGCCGACGCGATACGTAGACTGCACGCCCCCCGGCGACGTCCGCCCCGCTTTCCCCTTCGATGTCGAACTAATAAACAAGGCCATAGAGGATAGCTTTGGCCATCCCGATTTAATTCCAAGGGATAAACTGGTCGTCTTGAACAAGGCGCCCTATGAGGACCGGCTGGACGAGGTCTTCGTGGACGGAAGGATGCTCGGGGCGGTCAGGTTTGATCCTTTTAGGCTGAAGTGGACGTTCATGCCCCGGACCTTCGCGGCGAAGCAGATGAAAGTAACGAGGGGGTTCGTAATAGCGGATAAGGGCGCTGAGAAGCCCCTATTGGGCAGCTCAAACCTGCTCGGGCCGGGCGTTGTGGACTGCGATGAAGATATTAAGATTGACGATGAGGTCATCGTTTTTTTAGAGGGGCGGCCCATCGCCGTGGGAAGGGCCAAGATGACGGGAGCCGACATGCGGGAGAGAAAAAAAGGCGTCGCCGTCAAGGTGAGGTGGAACGGCTACGACGATGCGCCCGTGCTCAAAGGCGGCCAGACGTGGCAGGACGCCATCGACGCCAACCGCGAATACTTAATGAGCGTCGAGGGGGAGGCGCTTGGCTTCATAAAAAGGGTAGCCGGACAGTACGGGCTGCCCGTGACCGTGTCCTACTCGGGCGGCAAGGACAGCCTGGCCACCCTCCTACTGGTAAAGAAGGCAGTGCCCGACTTCGAGGTGCTTTACGTTAATACAGGCCTGGAGTTTGCTGAGACGACGCAAAACGTCTACGACGTGGTCAAGAAATATGGGCTAAAGCTAAAGAAGGCCGAGGCGGAGTCTTTCTGGGACGCCGCGCCCCGCTTCGGCCCGCCATCGGTGGAGGCCAGGTGGTGCTGCAAGGTGTGCAAGCTTGGCCCCATCACCAGCCTGATCGAGAATAGCTATGCGGATGGGTGCTTAACGTTTATAGGCCAGCGTCGCTACGAGTCCGAGGTGCGGGCGAAGAGCCAGCGTGTATGGCAGAACCCCTGGGTCGGGAACCAGATAAGCGCTTCCCCGATACAGCACTGGACAGCCCTTCACATCTGGCTGTACCTGTTCAAAGAGAACGCGCCCTATAATCCTTTATACGAGAGGGGCTTTGACCGGATTGGCTGCTGGCTATGCCCGAGCGCCAGCCTTGCAGACTACGAGTTCGTGAAGGCAAATTACCCGGATATGTGGAAACGATGGGAAGGATTCCTCATCGATTACGGCAAAAAGGCGGGATACCCTCCAGAGTACGTGAAATATGGGCTGTGGAGGTGGAAGAGGCTTCCAAATAAATGGGAGGAATTAAGAAAAACGCTGGGCATCGAGCTTAAAAAGCCAGAGGCACGCGAAGAGCCGCTCAGCTTCTCCATGGTATCCGGGTACAGGCCCTGTAAGGACGGGTCGGCCACCGCCGAGGGGAGCTTCAACGTGCCCCTCGACCTGGAGCGCATCCGGCCATACATGAGGCCTGTTGGGAACGTTAAAGAAGCCGATGGCATGCTCTACGTTTCCAGAACTGGGGGAAGCGTCCAGGCCTATGCCACGGGCACCGTGGTCGCAAGGGCACAGGATAAAGAAAAAGCCTCCGGGCTAATGTCTTTAGCCGAAAAGTCCATACGCAGGGGCATGCTATGCGTGGGCTGCGGCGTATGCGTGGGGGCGTGTCCCATAAACGCTATAACCAAAGAGGGCCACAGAGTAACGGTCAGCGAGGCCTGCACCTCGTGCGGCGAGTGCATCGAGAAGTGCCCGCTCATCAAGTTCAGGAGGGAAGCGTAG
- a CDS encoding protease inhibitor I42 family protein has translation MEVRLPESQVSGYMWQYDEKGCPYLRLFESIYVERGPARFTGQGERSWFFTAKEMGECTLTFSLIRPWSNPKPEYRLIVKIK, from the coding sequence TTGGAGGTCCGCCTGCCCGAGAGCCAGGTATCGGGCTATATGTGGCAATATGACGAGAAAGGCTGCCCTTACTTGCGATTATTCGAGAGCATTTACGTCGAAAGAGGGCCTGCAAGGTTTACCGGGCAGGGGGAGCGGTCATGGTTCTTTACCGCAAAAGAGATGGGCGAATGCACGCTCACCTTCAGCCTTATAAGGCCATGGTCCAATCCTAAGCCGGAGTACAGGCTTATCGTAAAGATAAAATAG
- the thsA gene encoding thermosome subunit alpha yields MAQQAQAGQPIIILKEGSTRTRGRDAQGMNLMAARAVAEAVRTTLGPKGMDKMLIDSLGDVVITNDGVTILKEMDIEHPAAKMIVEIAKTQDDEVGDGTTTAVVLAGELLKRSENLLDQDVHPTVIAAGYRAAAAKAREILDTLAYPVTLKDDALLKQFAITAMTGKGAEAVGEKLADLCVKAVKAVVDENGKVDVDDIKVEKKVGGTIGDSEMIQGLVIDKERIHPNMPKTVKNARIALLDCPLEIEKTEIDAKIEITSPDQLQSFLDQEEKMLKGMVDKIKATGANVVFCQKGVDDLVQHYLAKNGILAARRVKESDLKKLAKATGARVSTSIDELTKDDLGVAGLVEERKIGDENMIFVEQCKDPKAVSLILRGGTEHVVDELERAVHDALRVVGVVVEDKKYVAGGGATEVELALRLKEFASTVGGREQLAIEAFAESMEIIPRTLAENAGLDPIDTLVDLRSKHEGKKADGKNFGINVFTGEAVDMKKAGVVEPLRVKTQAISGASEAAIMILRIDDVIAASKLSSGKGGAPGAGGAGGMGEMGEMGM; encoded by the coding sequence TTGGCACAACAAGCACAAGCAGGCCAACCGATTATAATCTTGAAGGAAGGCTCCACAAGGACTAGGGGCCGAGACGCTCAAGGAATGAACCTCATGGCCGCGAGGGCCGTGGCCGAGGCGGTCAGGACCACGCTGGGTCCAAAGGGCATGGACAAGATGCTCATCGACTCCCTCGGCGATGTTGTGATAACAAACGATGGCGTTACCATATTAAAGGAAATGGACATTGAGCACCCGGCGGCAAAGATGATCGTCGAGATCGCCAAGACCCAGGACGACGAGGTAGGCGACGGCACGACGACGGCAGTAGTCCTAGCCGGCGAGCTGCTCAAGAGGTCTGAGAACCTGCTGGACCAGGACGTCCACCCGACCGTCATAGCGGCGGGCTACAGGGCGGCGGCCGCCAAGGCCAGGGAAATCCTGGACACGCTTGCATACCCCGTCACCCTCAAGGATGATGCCCTGCTCAAGCAGTTCGCCATCACGGCGATGACCGGCAAGGGCGCCGAGGCCGTGGGCGAAAAGCTGGCAGACCTGTGCGTGAAGGCGGTGAAGGCGGTCGTCGACGAGAACGGCAAGGTAGACGTCGACGACATCAAGGTCGAGAAGAAGGTCGGAGGCACCATAGGCGACTCCGAGATGATCCAGGGCCTTGTGATCGACAAGGAGAGGATCCACCCGAACATGCCGAAGACCGTCAAGAACGCCAGGATAGCGCTGCTCGACTGCCCGCTCGAGATAGAGAAGACCGAGATAGACGCCAAGATTGAGATAACGAGCCCTGACCAGCTCCAGAGCTTCCTGGACCAGGAAGAGAAGATGCTGAAGGGCATGGTGGACAAGATTAAGGCCACTGGCGCCAACGTCGTGTTCTGCCAGAAGGGCGTCGACGACCTGGTGCAGCACTACCTGGCCAAGAACGGCATCTTAGCGGCCAGGCGCGTCAAGGAGTCTGACCTCAAGAAGCTGGCCAAGGCCACCGGAGCCAGGGTTAGCACCAGCATTGACGAGCTCACCAAGGATGACCTGGGCGTGGCTGGCCTCGTGGAGGAGCGCAAGATTGGCGACGAGAACATGATATTCGTCGAGCAGTGCAAGGACCCGAAGGCCGTCAGCCTCATACTCCGCGGCGGAACCGAGCACGTCGTGGACGAGCTCGAGAGGGCCGTGCATGATGCGCTACGCGTTGTTGGCGTGGTAGTCGAAGACAAGAAGTACGTGGCAGGCGGAGGCGCTACCGAGGTGGAGCTGGCGCTGCGCCTGAAGGAGTTCGCCTCAACAGTGGGCGGCAGGGAGCAGCTCGCCATCGAGGCGTTCGCCGAGTCCATGGAGATAATCCCGAGGACGCTCGCCGAGAACGCCGGCCTGGACCCGATTGACACCCTCGTTGACCTGAGGAGCAAGCACGAGGGCAAGAAGGCGGATGGCAAGAACTTTGGCATCAACGTCTTCACGGGTGAGGCCGTGGACATGAAGAAGGCCGGAGTCGTCGAGCCGCTGCGCGTCAAGACTCAGGCAATTAGCGGCGCATCCGAGGCTGCCATCATGATCCTAAGGATTGATGACGTCATCGCCGCGAGCAAGCTGTCCAGCGGCAAGGGCGGCGCTCCGGGCGCGGGCGGCGCCGGCGGCATGGGCGAAATGGGCGAAATGGGCATGTAA
- a CDS encoding hydrolase yields MDDEKIHGLLTPDNCALLLIDHEPQMAFAVKNIDVQMLINNVVGLAKAARVFKVPTIITTVSAETFSGPIFSWLRDVFPGVRPIDRESINAWDDKNFVTAVKRTGRSKLIFSGLWTELCVGMPAISAMEEGYEAYVVADACGDVSETAQEMAMWRMVQAGAVPVTWMQVLLELQRSWANKATYDAVLRIAEEHGGTYGQGIQYARRFLWGQQEEAASMR; encoded by the coding sequence ATGGATGACGAAAAGATACATGGCTTACTGACACCGGACAACTGTGCTTTACTGCTGATCGACCATGAACCTCAGATGGCCTTTGCGGTAAAGAATATAGACGTGCAGATGCTCATCAACAACGTCGTCGGGCTCGCAAAGGCGGCCAGGGTTTTCAAGGTCCCGACTATCATTACGACGGTCTCTGCCGAGACTTTTAGCGGGCCCATATTTTCATGGCTGCGCGACGTCTTTCCCGGCGTGAGGCCCATCGACCGTGAGTCGATCAATGCGTGGGACGATAAGAATTTCGTCACGGCGGTCAAAAGGACGGGACGCAGCAAACTAATATTCTCAGGGCTCTGGACGGAGCTATGCGTGGGGATGCCGGCCATCTCTGCGATGGAGGAGGGCTACGAGGCCTATGTCGTGGCAGACGCTTGCGGCGACGTGAGCGAAACGGCCCAGGAGATGGCCATGTGGCGCATGGTGCAGGCGGGCGCCGTACCGGTGACGTGGATGCAGGTGCTGCTCGAACTGCAGCGGAGCTGGGCGAATAAGGCGACCTACGACGCCGTACTGAGGATCGCCGAGGAACACGGCGGGACATACGGCCAGGGCATCCAGTATGCAAGAAGGTTTCTGTGGGGACAGCAAGAAGAGGCGGCGTCCATGCGGTGA
- a CDS encoding DUF5612 domain-containing protein has product MGYRYNSQEMKQAIEAVIDKIEQSCELKEYYISGLQHVYRVNGQYLLVLRYSKNKDGHYYFSIPNEFLYNPTIKHLVLICEKPEHAIVLPSSLLTDMLEDVDPNDKGWTLDVYDKDGWELKIVKTEKVLYIDNYVNEYELIYSRSAISTGKTALNMFCKDKPGVLRDIAGMVAKHGGNITYTQQFIVDKGKREGMSSVYMEVENVKDIDDLVKALEKLPMVQEVTLHPPLDRIYGSRVIIIGGGAQVAQVAMGAINEADRHNIRGERISVDTIPLVGEDALADAVEAVKRLHRAQILVLAGSIMGGSISEEVKKLREEGIPVISLNMAGSVPDYADLVVTDPIQAGTFAVMHVAKTAVFDIERVRGKKF; this is encoded by the coding sequence ATGGGCTACAGGTACAATTCCCAGGAGATGAAACAGGCAATAGAAGCCGTCATCGATAAGATAGAGCAGAGCTGCGAGCTCAAGGAATACTACATTTCAGGCCTACAGCACGTCTACAGGGTGAATGGGCAGTATCTCCTCGTGCTACGCTACAGCAAGAATAAGGACGGCCACTATTACTTCTCAATACCCAACGAGTTCCTTTATAACCCCACGATTAAGCATCTCGTGCTTATCTGTGAAAAGCCCGAGCACGCCATCGTGCTCCCGTCGTCTCTGCTGACAGACATGCTGGAGGACGTAGACCCGAACGATAAGGGGTGGACCCTCGACGTCTACGATAAGGACGGCTGGGAGCTGAAGATAGTCAAGACGGAAAAGGTATTGTATATCGATAACTACGTCAACGAGTATGAGCTGATATACTCGCGGAGCGCCATATCGACGGGCAAGACGGCACTCAACATGTTCTGCAAGGACAAGCCAGGCGTGCTAAGGGACATCGCCGGCATGGTCGCCAAGCACGGCGGGAACATCACGTACACGCAGCAGTTCATCGTGGATAAGGGCAAGAGAGAGGGCATGTCCAGCGTCTACATGGAAGTCGAGAACGTCAAGGACATCGACGACCTGGTAAAAGCCCTTGAAAAGCTGCCCATGGTGCAGGAGGTGACGCTCCACCCGCCCCTCGACCGCATTTATGGGTCCAGGGTGATAATCATAGGCGGCGGGGCGCAGGTCGCCCAGGTCGCGATGGGGGCGATTAACGAGGCCGACCGCCATAACATTCGGGGGGAGCGCATCAGCGTTGACACTATACCCCTGGTGGGCGAGGATGCCCTGGCGGATGCCGTCGAAGCCGTGAAGCGGTTGCATAGGGCGCAGATCCTGGTGCTGGCGGGGTCCATAATGGGCGGCAGCATCTCCGAGGAGGTCAAGAAGCTTCGTGAGGAGGGCATCCCCGTGATTTCATTGAATATGGCCGGCAGCGTTCCCGACTACGCTGACCTTGTCGTGACCGACCCGATACAGGCGGGCACGTTCGCCGTCATGCACGTCGCCAAGACAGCCGTCTTCGACATCGAGAGGGTCAGGGGCAAAAAGTTCTAA
- a CDS encoding transposase — MGPRMMLKVLFYSYYTGVTSSRSIGDKLDTDTVYMYLSGVRPPDFRTPRVKANASHTRKKNKWKHISVSPKQLFNTAHW; from the coding sequence ATTGGTCCCCGGATGATGCTCAAAGTCCTCTTCTACTCGTATTACACGGGGGTTACGAGTAGTAGGAGTATTGGGGACAAGCTAGACACTGACACGGTGTACATGTACCTCTCGGGCGTGCGGCCCCCTGATTTCAGGACGCCTAGGGTCAAGGCTAATGCGAGCCACACAAGGAAAAAGAATAAGTGGAAACATATAAGTGTATCACCAAAACAATTATTCAACACAGCACACTGGTGA
- a CDS encoding ornithine cyclodeaminase — translation MEAMREIELKGHIIDSFLLPKVFDKVMDMNGEFEILEFEIGKHKTDTSYARLMIKGRDQEHLDDIIGELHRLGAYLPEAEDAIVEEAPKDRVVPKGFYSTTNHTTYVKVDGEWRRVKDQKMDALIVIKDNEAVCTTLGHIKKGDRVVVGNKGIRVVPPERPRGHTIFDFMGSQVSSERPSQALIREIAEEIYEAKESGGKIVVVGGPAIVHTGGQQALAELIRKGYVDALLSGNALAVHDIEYNLYGTSLGMDLKTGELAPEGHKHHIYAISEITRAGSIREAVEKGILTGGIMYECIKNGVPYVLAGSIRDDGPLPDVITDTMKAQDLMREQVKDADIVLMLATMLHSIATGNCLASHVRTICVDINPATVTKLMDRGTAQAIGIVTDVGTFLPWLAEELDALEKARKQEAPTLKAKGKKHKRKTAR, via the coding sequence ATGGAAGCGATGCGGGAGATAGAGCTGAAGGGGCACATCATCGACTCCTTCCTCCTACCCAAAGTCTTCGATAAAGTAATGGACATGAATGGAGAGTTTGAGATACTCGAGTTCGAGATAGGAAAGCATAAGACAGATACGAGCTATGCGCGGCTCATGATCAAGGGCAGGGACCAGGAGCACCTTGACGATATCATCGGAGAGCTGCATCGGCTTGGGGCTTATTTACCGGAAGCCGAGGATGCCATCGTGGAGGAGGCCCCTAAGGATAGGGTGGTGCCGAAGGGCTTCTATTCGACTACTAACCATACGACTTATGTAAAAGTCGATGGGGAATGGCGCAGGGTAAAAGACCAGAAGATGGACGCCCTCATCGTGATAAAGGACAATGAGGCCGTTTGCACCACGCTTGGCCACATCAAGAAGGGGGACAGAGTGGTCGTCGGCAACAAGGGGATTCGAGTCGTGCCCCCTGAAAGGCCGAGGGGCCACACCATATTCGACTTCATGGGAAGCCAGGTCTCAAGCGAGAGGCCGTCGCAGGCGCTCATAAGGGAGATAGCCGAGGAGATATACGAGGCCAAGGAGAGCGGCGGCAAGATAGTGGTGGTCGGAGGACCCGCCATCGTGCATACGGGCGGCCAGCAGGCCCTGGCCGAACTCATAAGAAAAGGATACGTGGACGCGTTGCTTTCCGGAAACGCCCTGGCCGTGCACGACATCGAGTACAACCTTTACGGCACCTCGCTCGGCATGGATTTAAAGACTGGCGAGCTGGCGCCCGAAGGCCACAAGCACCACATCTATGCCATTAGCGAGATCACCAGGGCGGGCTCCATAAGGGAGGCCGTGGAGAAGGGAATACTTACTGGCGGCATCATGTACGAGTGCATAAAGAATGGCGTGCCTTACGTTCTCGCCGGCTCCATCAGGGATGACGGTCCCCTGCCTGACGTCATAACCGATACGATGAAGGCACAGGATTTGATGAGAGAGCAGGTCAAGGACGCCGACATAGTGCTGATGCTGGCCACAATGCTCCATTCCATTGCGACGGGGAACTGCCTGGCCTCGCATGTCCGCACCATTTGCGTGGACATAAACCCCGCCACAGTCACGAAACTGATGGACCGGGGCACAGCCCAGGCCATCGGCATCGTCACCGACGTGGGGACCTTCCTGCCATGGCTCGCCGAGGAGCTGGATGCGCTGGAGAAGGCCCGGAAACAGGAGGCGCCCACATTAAAAGCCAAAGGTAAAAAACACAAGCGTAAGACGGCTCGTTGA
- a CDS encoding CDP-alcohol phosphatidyltransferase family protein, with amino-acid sequence MGLSLLYVLKPQKDRALCSASHILLAMGTTPNMVTAAGLLMSVTAGLLAASGHLYAGISFFIIGACLDAVDGSFARACGLSSEFGRYFDSMCDRLSELVFITGAVAGGVPSSAFTVIVGSLFLLASRIYNHRKGLNSDAAMFGRPERLALLIAGLLSPAPYNTALFLVAGFLCLVSSTQAMASCIAAGKLKEKAAR; translated from the coding sequence ATGGGCTTGAGCTTACTGTATGTATTGAAGCCGCAGAAGGACCGGGCCCTGTGTTCGGCCAGCCATATCCTGCTGGCGATGGGGACGACGCCAAACATGGTCACGGCGGCCGGTCTGCTCATGTCCGTGACTGCCGGTCTGCTCGCCGCGTCGGGGCATCTCTACGCGGGCATCTCCTTTTTTATCATCGGCGCCTGCCTGGACGCGGTGGACGGCTCGTTCGCGAGGGCCTGCGGGCTCAGCAGCGAATTCGGCCGGTATTTCGACAGCATGTGTGATCGGCTCTCCGAGCTGGTGTTTATTACGGGTGCGGTCGCAGGGGGTGTCCCTTCCTCGGCCTTTACCGTCATTGTAGGCTCCTTGTTTCTACTGGCATCGAGAATCTACAACCACAGGAAAGGCCTCAACTCTGACGCCGCCATGTTCGGCCGGCCGGAAAGGCTGGCGCTCCTGATCGCCGGCCTGCTATCCCCTGCGCCATACAATACGGCACTATTCCTGGTGGCCGGTTTCCTGTGCCTCGTCTCGTCTACGCAGGCCATGGCATCCTGTATAGCGGCGGGAAAACTGAAAGAAAAAGCGGCAAGATAA
- a CDS encoding flavodoxin domain-containing protein, with product MIIGLVVAGIAVVAFAIGLIICGDLLSYTATGNKTLDPAGTPAGRALVVYNPGVSGAAKDAAATIAGDLQSKGYAVSLAGVRSTAAANTSSYDVIIVGGPMYFGKVSSSVEAYLKGLKPQKDVALGVFATTGAPQFNNDDIASFGKQVASLPCNSMLNKTAVTKTIRSGDAGNVDCSEFVSAVLQ from the coding sequence ATGATAATAGGATTGGTCGTCGCAGGCATCGCCGTGGTGGCATTTGCCATAGGTCTCATAATATGCGGGGACCTTCTGAGCTATACCGCTACAGGCAACAAGACCCTGGATCCGGCCGGAACCCCTGCCGGTAGAGCGCTCGTAGTATACAACCCGGGCGTCTCGGGCGCCGCTAAGGACGCCGCAGCCACGATAGCTGGTGATTTGCAGTCTAAAGGATACGCCGTTAGTTTAGCGGGCGTGAGGAGCACGGCCGCAGCCAACACATCGAGCTATGATGTGATCATCGTGGGCGGGCCAATGTATTTTGGGAAAGTGAGCAGCTCGGTCGAGGCATACCTTAAAGGTCTAAAGCCGCAAAAGGACGTAGCGTTAGGGGTATTCGCGACGACCGGCGCGCCACAGTTTAATAACGATGATATCGCGTCATTCGGGAAACAGGTCGCATCGCTCCCGTGCAATAGCATGCTAAATAAAACGGCCGTAACGAAGACTATCCGCTCGGGCGATGCCGGTAACGTCGACTGCTCTGAATTCGTATCCGCAGTGCTGCAATAG
- a CDS encoding TetR/AcrR family transcriptional regulator: MCVTVKRKSGRPAKVPGEKGTKERIFDTAIDLFAERGYDGVSIRDIAAAVGIKESSIYKHYTGKEEILDSIFEYFLEAWRQSVAGKWSVSSEAEEQVVSMGLDGFMAMASGVFTSWLGDPRMEKIMRVSFIELYHNEKIRKSQLAFLDAGYAFFESSFAIMIKHKLIKPIDPKVLAMEYMSFYMNALVDYFIMRYGTMSGSFLQEYGARIKEHTAFITNSIKP, translated from the coding sequence ATGTGCGTGACCGTGAAGCGAAAATCGGGCAGGCCGGCGAAGGTACCGGGCGAGAAGGGCACGAAGGAGAGGATCTTCGATACGGCTATCGACCTGTTCGCCGAGAGGGGCTATGACGGCGTCTCCATAAGGGACATCGCCGCCGCCGTGGGCATCAAGGAAAGCTCGATCTACAAGCATTACACGGGCAAGGAGGAGATACTCGACAGCATATTCGAGTATTTTCTGGAGGCATGGAGGCAAAGCGTGGCGGGAAAATGGTCAGTGAGCAGTGAGGCCGAAGAGCAGGTCGTCTCGATGGGGCTTGACGGCTTCATGGCCATGGCCAGCGGCGTATTCACGAGCTGGCTAGGCGACCCCCGCATGGAGAAGATAATGAGGGTCTCCTTCATCGAGCTGTACCATAACGAGAAGATACGAAAGTCCCAGCTAGCGTTCCTGGACGCTGGCTACGCCTTCTTTGAGTCGAGCTTCGCCATCATGATTAAGCATAAGCTCATCAAGCCCATAGACCCGAAGGTACTGGCCATGGAGTACATGTCGTTTTATATGAACGCGTTAGTGGACTACTTCATCATGCGGTATGGCACTATGTCTGGCTCGTTCCTCCAGGAGTACGGTGCCCGTATCAAGGAGCACACCGCCTTCATAACGAACTCGATAAAACCGTGA
- a CDS encoding radical SAM protein, whose product MAAFFMRAAVARKKAAAVRQRNEERGLHVQPVMVLSVTSRCNLRCAGCCSRLVPRERKPELSEEWLRNVLKQASELGISIVLVVTGEDFIRRMREHGCKAFIFVEHNPVQTNSRLFRALQENRDKLMESGGGCALWRKPG is encoded by the coding sequence ATGGCTGCTTTCTTCATGAGGGCTGCGGTTGCGCGGAAAAAGGCTGCCGCAGTAAGGCAGCGCAACGAGGAGCGGGGGCTCCATGTGCAGCCCGTGATGGTCCTGAGCGTCACCAGCAGGTGTAACCTGCGCTGTGCCGGCTGCTGCTCACGGCTCGTTCCGAGGGAGCGAAAGCCGGAGCTAAGCGAGGAATGGCTGAGGAATGTATTGAAACAGGCGAGCGAGCTTGGAATATCCATCGTGCTCGTGGTGACCGGCGAAGATTTCATACGGCGCATGAGGGAGCACGGCTGCAAGGCATTCATCTTCGTCGAGCATAACCCTGTCCAGACTAACTCAAGGCTCTTCAGGGCATTACAGGAGAACCGGGATAAGCTCATGGAGTCTGGCGGTGGGTGCGCCCTGTGGAGGAAGCCCGGATAG
- a CDS encoding PAS domain S-box protein yields MAGKDSSMDGEGKPDDEGMHAGGNAHRLEAENALRESEAKFRAVFDYAVIGIALADAGKRITACNRALERIAGYSMDELRSMSFTDLSFRDDVEKDLKLYEGLVEGAIDHYQLEKRFVRKDGRVIWGRLIVSSVVNSAGDFQFSVSMLEDINERKRWEEVLSNAKNEAELYVDLMGHDINNMNQITMGYLELARDIISHNGVLGMENASLLDKAYESLQNSSRLIDSVRKLQRGKAGFYPAKPQDIDKVLGEVVGSFKNVHGRDVRINYAPCGSLFVNANDLLKDVFDNLIGNSIKHSRGPLTVNVNASVEFRDGRSYCKVIVEDNGPGIPDSLKSSLFGRLNLATTRARGKGFGLCLTKMLVDDYGGQFWVEDRVEGDHSKGCRFVVLLPMIS; encoded by the coding sequence ATGGCGGGCAAGGACTCATCGATGGATGGCGAGGGAAAACCTGATGATGAGGGCATGCATGCCGGAGGCAACGCCCATCGTTTAGAGGCAGAAAACGCCCTGCGGGAGAGCGAGGCGAAGTTCAGGGCGGTTTTCGACTATGCTGTCATCGGCATCGCCCTCGCAGACGCAGGCAAGCGAATCACCGCATGTAACCGTGCTCTCGAGCGCATCGCCGGCTATAGCATGGATGAGCTTCGTAGCATGAGCTTTACCGACCTGAGCTTCAGGGATGACGTGGAAAAGGACTTAAAGTTGTACGAAGGCCTGGTCGAAGGCGCCATAGACCATTATCAGCTTGAAAAGCGCTTCGTGCGAAAGGATGGGAGGGTCATCTGGGGCCGCCTCATCGTCTCGTCCGTGGTCAACTCCGCCGGAGATTTCCAGTTTAGCGTCAGCATGCTTGAGGATATCAACGAGCGCAAGCGATGGGAGGAGGTGTTGTCGAACGCGAAGAACGAGGCGGAGCTTTACGTCGACCTCATGGGCCACGATATAAACAACATGAACCAGATCACAATGGGCTACCTCGAGCTTGCCAGGGATATCATCAGCCACAATGGCGTGCTTGGCATGGAAAATGCTAGCCTGCTTGATAAGGCCTATGAATCGCTTCAGAATAGCTCAAGGCTTATCGATAGCGTGAGAAAGCTTCAGAGGGGTAAGGCAGGCTTCTATCCGGCGAAGCCACAGGACATCGATAAGGTGCTCGGCGAGGTGGTCGGCTCCTTTAAGAATGTACACGGCCGTGACGTAAGAATCAACTATGCCCCGTGTGGCAGCCTTTTCGTTAACGCTAACGACCTGCTGAAGGACGTATTCGACAACCTGATCGGTAACTCTATAAAGCACTCGCGCGGGCCTTTAACTGTAAACGTCAACGCTTCCGTTGAGTTCCGGGATGGGAGGTCGTATTGTAAGGTTATAGTAGAAGATAATGGCCCGGGTATCCCCGATAGCCTTAAAAGCTCTCTTTTTGGCCGCCTGAACCTTGCGACTACGCGGGCGCGTGGTAAAGGCTTCGGGCTCTGCCTGACGAAGATGCTGGTGGACGACTATGGCGGCCAGTTTTGGGTGGAGGACCGGGTGGAGGGAGACCATAGTAAGGGCTGCAGGTTTGTGGTCTTGCTTCCCATGATAAGCTGA